From Calditrichota bacterium, one genomic window encodes:
- a CDS encoding response regulator, producing MMNNQFSLNILLKNVLKKGPFPDKDELYDIPPESVELLHKIWAELSQVQNLKDEIFWTNQEIESRNEELQAYATLLDKRKNEVINQKKQLNEASKNLKKEKSVRKQAQALAAAKSSFLQTMSHEIRTPMNGVLGMTDLLMDTHLSKEQHEYVDTIKTSGEILLTVINDILDYSKIDAGKLNLEKRPVHIGNFIDSTVKLFTTRLNESKTKLTYKIDKALPAYILGDIIRLRQIVSNILNNAIKFTNEGLIDLQVVLERIDQDNNLFIKFIIKDSGIGIAKNKLKFLFKNFSQIDSSTTRKYGGTGLGLAICKKLVSLMNGDIGVESTLGKGSTFHFTIPTEKVLEQDIDLSDEETNLSISHDFAKQYPLKIMIVEDNYINQKLAQKFLQKLGYEDIQLANDGREAIKKVKSEKIEFVFMDCMMPGVDGFEATSTIRQMEDNKNSIAIIALTASVLPENESRCYNAGMNDYITKPLKIEEIIRTIKKYADVPLPA from the coding sequence ATGATGAATAATCAGTTCTCCTTAAATATTCTTCTAAAGAATGTTCTTAAAAAGGGGCCTTTCCCAGATAAAGATGAGCTTTATGATATTCCACCAGAAAGTGTGGAATTACTTCATAAAATTTGGGCAGAGCTATCCCAGGTTCAAAACCTGAAAGATGAAATATTTTGGACTAACCAGGAAATTGAATCACGTAATGAAGAATTACAAGCATATGCAACATTGTTGGATAAAAGAAAAAATGAAGTAATAAATCAAAAAAAGCAGCTCAATGAGGCTTCAAAAAACCTAAAAAAAGAAAAAAGTGTCCGCAAACAAGCACAGGCATTAGCTGCCGCCAAAAGCTCATTTCTTCAAACAATGAGTCATGAAATTAGAACACCCATGAATGGTGTTTTAGGAATGACCGATCTGCTTATGGACACTCACCTATCAAAAGAACAACATGAGTATGTGGATACAATTAAAACATCTGGTGAAATTCTTTTAACTGTCATTAATGATATTTTAGACTATTCAAAAATAGATGCTGGAAAACTCAATCTGGAGAAAAGACCTGTCCATATTGGTAATTTTATAGATAGTACGGTAAAACTTTTTACCACAAGATTGAATGAATCAAAAACAAAATTAACGTACAAAATAGATAAAGCACTACCAGCATACATTTTAGGCGACATAATTCGACTAAGGCAAATAGTTTCAAATATATTAAATAATGCAATAAAATTTACCAATGAAGGTTTGATTGACCTGCAAGTTGTTCTTGAAAGGATTGACCAAGATAACAATCTTTTCATAAAATTTATTATTAAGGATAGTGGCATAGGAATAGCGAAAAACAAACTAAAATTTCTCTTCAAAAATTTTTCGCAGATTGATTCATCAACTACACGAAAGTATGGCGGAACTGGCCTTGGGCTGGCAATTTGTAAAAAATTAGTATCTTTGATGAATGGCGATATTGGTGTTGAAAGTACCTTAGGAAAAGGCAGCACTTTTCATTTTACAATACCAACAGAGAAAGTTTTAGAACAAGATATTGACCTCAGTGATGAAGAAACAAATTTAAGTATCAGCCATGATTTTGCGAAACAATATCCGTTAAAAATTATGATTGTTGAAGACAACTATATTAACCAGAAACTGGCTCAAAAATTTTTACAAAAACTTGGTTATGAGGATATTCAGTTAGCAAATGATGGCCGGGAAGCAATAAAAAAAGTTAAATCTGAAAAAATTGAGTTTGTTTTTATGGACTGCATGATGCCCGGAGTTGATGGTTTTGAAGCGACATCCACAATAAGACAAATGGAAGATAATAAAAACTCAATTGCCATTATTGCGCTAACCGCTAGTGTTTTACCGGAAAATGAATCACGATGTTATAATGCAGGAATGAATGATTATATAACAAAACCACTGAAGATAGAAGAAATTATTAGAACAATTAAGAAATACGCTGATGTTCCTCTCCCAGCTTAA
- a CDS encoding ArsA family ATPase — MQKLLFFLGKGGVGKSTASSLTSVYLAEKKYKVVLISIDPAHNLSDIFETPFSDIATEIKTGLKVIEIDQDKWIRKYLKDSEQQFSKAYSYLTAFSLDKHFSVMQHAPGIEEYALLMAFNTIVKKYSKHDFLIFDMPPTALALKFFALPQISLFWLGNLMKIRREISKKQKIISTLSLGNKSIERDRVIENIENQILFWNEINSLFQNEKITFPLLVQNPDKLSAAEGERIIQKLSSVNMPQTLPILNRSNVIKGMSFILNIPKLKSGVGFENLLKSLKKIDFLSLMQKLEI, encoded by the coding sequence ATGCAAAAACTTTTATTTTTTTTGGGGAAAGGCGGAGTTGGAAAATCTACAGCCTCGTCCCTTACATCTGTTTACCTGGCCGAAAAAAAATACAAAGTAGTTTTAATATCAATTGATCCGGCCCATAACCTTTCAGATATTTTTGAGACACCATTTTCTGATATTGCTACTGAAATTAAAACAGGACTAAAAGTAATTGAAATTGACCAGGATAAATGGATTAGGAAATACCTGAAAGATTCCGAACAACAGTTTTCAAAAGCATATTCTTATCTAACTGCTTTTAGTTTGGATAAACATTTTTCTGTAATGCAGCATGCTCCCGGGATTGAAGAATACGCATTACTTATGGCTTTTAATACAATTGTAAAAAAATATTCTAAGCATGATTTTCTAATTTTTGATATGCCTCCAACGGCCTTAGCTTTGAAGTTTTTTGCATTACCCCAAATATCTCTTTTTTGGCTTGGAAATTTGATGAAAATCCGAAGGGAAATATCAAAAAAACAGAAAATAATAAGCACGCTGAGTTTAGGAAATAAATCTATTGAACGTGACAGGGTAATTGAAAACATTGAAAATCAGATACTCTTTTGGAATGAAATAAATAGTTTATTCCAAAACGAAAAAATAACCTTCCCACTTTTAGTTCAAAATCCAGACAAGTTATCTGCAGCTGAAGGCGAAAGGATAATTCAAAAATTATCTTCAGTTAATATGCCACAAACTTTGCCAATTCTTAACCGAAGTAATGTAATTAAGGGAATGAGTTTTATTCTGAATATTCCAAAGTTAAAATCGGGGGTGGGGTTTGAGAATCTTTTAAAGAGTTTAAAGAAAATAGATTTTTTATCTTTAATGCAAAAGTTGGAGATCTAA
- a CDS encoding response regulator, protein MISKGLNTNSNYTIMLVDDEPQQLRYLRLILKDAGYNVINVDSAKTALKILNTTLPDVILSDLVMPEIDGIELCKKIYSNENLKHIPFVMITAIQDSLYQKQGLAAGALDYIYKPFTPDILLGKIHQILTRTLEKKRIEVLFLCREPERLLAEKQTFDLLGINIKVMDNIEHARELIHTQSVNMVLSEIELKGKNGFEFCGLIKNSVFKTLPFIILSNNISNNVFLEGSKFGVNDYWDSSLTAKEIASNIKIFFNYTQPSSSYPKGISGSLNDSSVIEIAQMLSVSKKSGILALSNHKNAGHLHFNNGQITDAFCLTYKGAEAFYSLSMMDNKDGKYHFIATQNGSEKLITETTERLFLYAARLKDEICSIYNEKILVNKTISADQTENEKSFIKNATGEKSLKLISLDMNADLYHVYLIFEKLVNKGCIISPVKEVPLLEPV, encoded by the coding sequence ATGATATCTAAAGGACTAAATACAAACAGCAATTACACAATAATGCTGGTCGATGACGAGCCCCAACAATTAAGATATCTAAGGCTTATTTTAAAAGATGCCGGTTATAATGTTATAAATGTAGATAGTGCAAAGACAGCATTAAAGATATTAAATACAACCCTACCTGATGTTATACTCTCAGACTTAGTTATGCCTGAAATTGATGGTATTGAACTTTGCAAAAAGATTTATTCCAATGAAAATCTAAAACATATTCCATTTGTAATGATTACTGCTATACAGGATTCATTATATCAAAAACAAGGTTTAGCAGCAGGTGCTTTAGATTATATTTACAAGCCGTTTACACCCGATATTCTTCTTGGAAAAATTCACCAAATATTAACGCGAACCCTGGAAAAGAAGAGAATTGAAGTTCTCTTTCTATGTAGAGAGCCAGAAAGGTTATTGGCAGAAAAACAAACTTTCGATTTACTTGGTATTAATATAAAAGTAATGGATAACATTGAGCACGCCCGTGAATTGATTCATACTCAATCAGTAAATATGGTCTTGTCTGAAATTGAATTAAAAGGAAAAAATGGATTTGAATTTTGCGGGTTAATTAAAAACAGCGTGTTTAAAACCCTTCCGTTTATAATCCTTTCAAATAATATTTCCAATAATGTATTTCTGGAAGGTTCAAAATTTGGTGTTAATGATTATTGGGACAGCAGTTTAACAGCAAAGGAAATAGCCTCAAATATTAAAATATTTTTTAATTATACCCAGCCTTCAAGCAGCTATCCAAAAGGGATTAGTGGTAGTTTAAATGATAGCAGCGTTATCGAAATTGCACAAATGTTAAGCGTTAGCAAAAAATCTGGAATACTTGCATTATCTAATCATAAAAATGCCGGGCATTTGCATTTTAATAACGGGCAAATTACAGACGCGTTTTGTTTAACATATAAAGGCGCTGAGGCTTTTTATTCTTTATCAATGATGGATAATAAAGATGGTAAATATCATTTTATTGCAACTCAAAATGGCTCTGAAAAGCTTATTACTGAAACGACTGAGAGGCTTTTTTTGTATGCTGCCCGCCTTAAGGATGAAATTTGTTCAATATATAATGAAAAAATATTGGTTAATAAAACTATTAGTGCAGATCAAACTGAAAATGAAAAATCCTTTATTAAAAATGCCACTGGTGAAAAATCTTTAAAGCTAATTTCTCTGGATATGAATGCTGACTTATACCATGTTTATCTTATCTTTGAAAAGTTGGTAAATAAGGGCTGTATTATTTCACCGGTTAAAGAAGTACCATTGTTGGAGCCCGTTTAA
- a CDS encoding PAS domain S-box protein, producing the protein MGKQRQVGTSQITGGNIMSKLAHFFGFKNKPQKNILPENWAKCYAMFSSLGEAVILNKIVYDKWRKPIDYLILDVNHPSYETLMDIKREDAVGVLASKVYGQNKAPFLEEISQSLNKNKSHSIDTFFPEINKYVSLSIFNLSDGQFVTVFSDISERKQKEIELAKSQHLLESIISQSPDIIYRLDQEGKITFISEAIRNYGYSPEELIGSNLLDMVHPDDKTDAHYKVKERRTGERSTKTHELRLLTLAESPIPFENVFVDVEKEPSFVLDAEGQYVQLDNDKAEFTGTQGIMRDVTSRKMALKVLERANEELDELVSARTEQLEKALDKLVYENAIKQQTEEKLRLAQLELEKTVDIRTKELEAVNKKLELELSNHEELDWELKKYLNIVEQMGDSIIITDKTGKIEYVNDAFEDYTGYSKKDVLGKKPSILKSGKHDASFYKNLWSTITKGEIFRGTVINKKKNGEVYFKQETISPLKNKNGEITHFVSTGKDITKHKKIEKSLRESEDNYKALYDNNPSVVFRLSTKGKILSINSYGANKLGYTVEELIGKSLNELYHKEDQKLQKSSLKDCLKSPKQVLNREFRIIQKSGEVVWGDETMQTISNHENEPIVLVVRNDITGRKKAEKEKEELQSQLLQIQKMDAIGTLAGGIAHDFNNMLTVINGHAEVALLSLDKEQPGHRHMISILKAGKRAENLTRQLLAFSRKQIYEPQILNMNTLIADLEKMMRRLIGEDVSINMLLKEKLPSIKGESGQIEQILINLIVNARDAINSNTEIASEKKITIETDTIVMDDAYVSKHVGSKTGNYVVIAVSDNGVGMDEKVQRKIFEPFYTTKEVGQGTGLGLATVYGIVKQNDAFIYVYSELNRGSTFKIYWPICEHKETVKEVDSSEVLLAESHETVLLVEDDESVRAFASSALEEIGYRVYEASNGKKALDLIKEKQLRPNLVITDMIMPEMNGKELVSNLELIMPNIKVIYTSGYTDNYIVQQGELLEGINFVQKPFSLRKFTQKIREVLENDNMYA; encoded by the coding sequence ATGGGAAAACAAAGACAAGTTGGGACGTCACAAATCACCGGGGGAAATATTATGAGCAAGTTGGCACATTTTTTTGGATTTAAAAATAAGCCGCAAAAGAATATACTACCTGAAAATTGGGCAAAATGCTATGCCATGTTTTCCTCATTGGGAGAGGCAGTTATCCTTAATAAAATTGTTTATGACAAATGGCGTAAACCTATCGATTATTTAATTTTAGATGTGAACCATCCATCTTATGAAACATTGATGGACATAAAAAGAGAGGACGCAGTTGGGGTGCTTGCCTCTAAAGTATATGGTCAAAATAAGGCACCATTCTTAGAAGAAATATCACAATCTTTAAATAAAAATAAATCTCATTCTATTGATACTTTTTTCCCTGAAATAAATAAATATGTTTCCCTTTCAATTTTTAACCTGAGCGACGGACAATTTGTAACAGTTTTTTCAGATATCTCTGAAAGAAAACAAAAAGAAATTGAACTGGCAAAATCTCAACATCTTTTAGAATCAATTATTAGCCAGTCCCCGGATATTATCTATCGCCTGGATCAGGAAGGAAAAATCACATTTATAAGCGAGGCAATTCGAAATTATGGTTATTCTCCTGAAGAACTAATTGGAAGTAACCTTTTAGATATGGTCCATCCGGATGACAAAACTGACGCTCATTACAAAGTAAAAGAGAGAAGAACTGGTGAACGCAGTACAAAAACTCATGAACTTCGATTACTTACTTTAGCAGAAAGCCCAATCCCTTTTGAGAATGTTTTTGTTGATGTTGAAAAGGAGCCTTCTTTTGTACTTGATGCAGAAGGTCAATATGTGCAGTTAGACAACGATAAAGCAGAGTTTACCGGTACTCAAGGTATAATGCGGGATGTAACATCTAGGAAAATGGCCTTAAAAGTACTGGAACGGGCAAATGAAGAGCTTGATGAATTGGTTAGTGCCAGAACTGAACAGTTGGAAAAAGCACTAGATAAATTGGTTTATGAAAATGCAATAAAACAACAAACTGAAGAAAAATTACGCCTTGCACAACTTGAGTTAGAAAAAACAGTTGATATAAGGACTAAGGAATTAGAAGCTGTTAATAAAAAACTTGAACTGGAACTTAGCAATCATGAAGAATTAGATTGGGAGTTGAAAAAGTATTTAAATATTGTTGAACAAATGGGTGACAGTATTATTATCACAGACAAAACCGGGAAGATTGAATATGTAAATGATGCTTTTGAAGATTACACCGGCTATTCAAAAAAAGATGTGCTAGGAAAAAAACCATCAATTTTGAAATCTGGCAAACATGATGCTTCATTTTATAAAAATCTTTGGAGCACAATTACAAAAGGGGAAATTTTTAGAGGAACAGTAATCAACAAGAAAAAGAATGGTGAAGTTTACTTTAAACAGGAAACGATCTCCCCTCTAAAAAATAAAAATGGTGAAATTACTCATTTTGTTTCAACAGGTAAAGATATCACCAAACACAAAAAAATTGAAAAATCACTGAGAGAGAGTGAAGACAATTACAAAGCTTTATATGATAATAATCCGTCTGTTGTTTTTCGGTTAAGTACCAAAGGCAAAATATTGTCTATAAATAGTTATGGTGCTAATAAACTTGGTTATACTGTAGAGGAGCTAATTGGCAAATCACTAAACGAATTATATCATAAAGAAGATCAAAAACTTCAAAAATCCAGTTTAAAAGATTGTTTAAAATCGCCAAAACAAGTTCTAAATCGTGAGTTTCGTATAATCCAGAAAAGTGGGGAAGTTGTTTGGGGCGATGAAACAATGCAAACCATTTCAAATCATGAAAATGAGCCAATTGTTTTGGTTGTTCGCAATGATATAACCGGCAGAAAAAAGGCTGAGAAGGAAAAAGAAGAGCTCCAATCTCAGTTGTTACAAATCCAAAAGATGGATGCAATTGGTACATTGGCTGGCGGCATAGCACATGATTTTAATAATATGCTAACCGTAATAAATGGTCATGCCGAGGTAGCGTTGTTAAGCCTGGACAAGGAGCAACCGGGGCACCGCCATATGATTTCTATTTTAAAAGCAGGGAAGCGGGCAGAAAACTTAACCAGGCAACTGTTAGCCTTTAGCCGAAAACAAATATATGAGCCTCAAATTCTAAATATGAACACTCTTATAGCAGATTTAGAAAAAATGATGCGCCGTTTAATTGGCGAAGATGTTTCCATTAATATGCTATTAAAAGAAAAATTACCAAGTATAAAAGGTGAGTCGGGCCAAATAGAACAAATCTTAATTAACCTGATTGTTAATGCACGCGATGCAATTAATTCTAATACGGAAATTGCTTCTGAGAAAAAGATTACAATCGAAACAGATACAATTGTAATGGATGACGCATATGTTTCTAAACATGTAGGAAGTAAAACAGGAAACTATGTTGTTATTGCTGTAAGTGATAATGGTGTTGGTATGGATGAAAAAGTACAGCGTAAAATTTTTGAACCATTCTATACGACAAAAGAAGTTGGTCAGGGAACTGGTTTAGGTCTTGCTACGGTTTATGGCATAGTTAAGCAAAATGATGCGTTCATTTATGTTTACAGTGAACTTAACCGCGGTTCAACTTTTAAAATATACTGGCCGATTTGTGAACATAAAGAAACAGTAAAAGAAGTGGACAGCAGCGAAGTTCTATTGGCAGAATCCCATGAAACGGTTTTACTGGTAGAAGATGATGAAAGTGTCCGCGCTTTTGCTTCTTCAGCATTGGAAGAAATTGGTTATCGCGTTTATGAAGCCTCTAATGGAAAAAAAGCTTTGGACTTAATTAAGGAAAAACAGCTAAGGCCAAACTTGGTAATTACCGATATGATAATGCCCGAAATGAATGGAAAAGAGCTTGTCTCTAACCTTGAATTAATAATGCCTAATATAAAAGTCATATATACTTCAGGTTATACAGATAATTATATTGTACAACAGGGTGAGCTGCTTGAGGGAATCAATTTTGTACAAAAACCATTTTCATTAAGGAAATTTACCCAGAAGATTAGAGAGGTTTTAGAAAATGATAACATGTACGCTTAA
- a CDS encoding response regulator, producing the protein MENGYKERILLADDEETFLYSTAELLRKEGFICDTAYNTKIATKLLTKNKYDLLISDIKMPDNPNLAFIKKANELTDSMSIILVTGYPTLDTAMQSIHLPISAYLVKPLDFPELLNHVKEAFEKKKIYKKISKTKERLNELCESFEKINSGMFDSETNAANESAQSYLNLTLQNISGSIKDIQYLFNNSKNDITEQNASHLFNSPKTLQLKSALHDAINVLEKTKSSFKSKELGSLRKRLEELDIINN; encoded by the coding sequence AAAGAATCCTTTTAGCTGATGATGAAGAAACATTTCTTTACTCAACAGCGGAATTGCTAAGGAAAGAGGGTTTTATTTGTGATACTGCCTATAACACTAAAATTGCAACAAAATTACTTACAAAAAATAAATATGATCTATTAATATCAGATATTAAAATGCCTGATAATCCAAATTTGGCATTTATTAAAAAAGCAAATGAATTAACTGATAGTATGTCAATCATTCTGGTTACCGGGTATCCAACTTTAGATACCGCCATGCAATCAATCCATTTACCAATTAGCGCGTACCTGGTTAAACCCCTCGATTTTCCAGAATTGTTAAATCACGTTAAAGAAGCATTTGAAAAGAAAAAAATATATAAGAAAATTTCTAAAACAAAAGAACGCTTAAATGAACTTTGTGAATCTTTTGAAAAAATTAACTCCGGAATGTTTGATAGTGAAACGAATGCGGCAAATGAATCGGCACAGTCTTATTTGAACCTGACTTTGCAAAATATTTCTGGCTCAATAAAGGATATTCAATATTTGTTTAATAATTCTAAAAATGACATTACCGAACAAAATGCGAGCCATTTATTTAATTCTCCAAAAACATTGCAATTAAAATCTGCTTTACACGATGCAATTAATGTTTTGGAAAAAACAAAGAGTAGTTTTAAGTCCAAAGAACTTGGAAGTTTGAGAAAGCGCTTAGAGGAGTTGGATATAATAAATAACTAG